From Caloenas nicobarica isolate bCalNic1 chromosome 18, bCalNic1.hap1, whole genome shotgun sequence, a single genomic window includes:
- the PIRT gene encoding phosphoinositide-interacting protein has translation MVSSSDPVTVEIPPKSPDGSEKSPQSKELLTSNTASTLCISSRSESVWTSASRSKWDIYHKPVIVVSVGAAIFLVGAVITSLSCFLIENKNVYKMCGPAFLSLGLMLLVCGLVWIPIIRKKQKQRQKSQFLQSLKSFFFNR, from the exons ATG GTCTCCTCCTCAGATCCCGTAACCGTGGAAATTCCGCCCAAGAGCCCTGACGGGAGTGAGAAGTCTCCTCAGTCCAAGGAGCTGCTGACCAGTAACACGGCCAGCACCCTCTGCATCAGCTCCCGGAGCGAGTCTGTCTGGACCAGCGCATCCAGAAGCAAGTGGGACATATACCACAAGCCTGTCATTGTCGTGTCTGTTGGGGCAGCCATCTTCCTCGTTGGGGCGGTCATCACCAGCCTGTCTTGCTTCCTAATTGAGAACAAAAACGTTTACAAAATGTGTGGCCCGGCTTTCCTGTCCTTGGGACTGATGCTTCTTGTTTGTGGCCTTGTCTGGATCCCCATCATCCGGaagaagcagaaacagagacaaaagtCACAGTTTCTGCAAAGCCTCAAGTCCTTCTTCTTTAATCGCTGA